Below is a window of Sylvia atricapilla isolate bSylAtr1 chromosome 2, bSylAtr1.pri, whole genome shotgun sequence DNA.
CTGTGTTTCCTCGCCAAGCCTAATTGTCTGTCCCCTTCTGCCCCCCATCCTTCTCCCACACATACCACCCAAAGGCTTTCTGCCATCTCTGCAGCTTCTCATTCTGCACTAAATACAATCCTTGGTACTTAAAGTGCACTTCTGACACTGTACTGTAAAACCTAATGTTTGTGGCAAAAGCTCCTGCAcacctctccttcccactcTTTCATGAGCAGTTAATGTGCTGGGGCTTACTGTTTTCATATCAGCACCTGACCTCCTTCAATATTTTTCACTTGGGTCCCCAGTCCTCGCTGAAGTCTCGGTATATATCTACTCTGACTCAAATCCACTGCCCTTGTCCACAGGTCCCATGCCTGATCTCTTCCCATCAGCGATTTAATCTTAACTCTGACATTTCCAACACACACATTTCAGTGGGATGGTTTCCGGTTTGGACACAGTCTCTGTTTAGAGGCTCTCACCTCTTGGATGTGATATTGTATTTGTTCTGTTGTGAAAGCATGTAGAAAACCCAGTCCTGAAATGAAAGTGCAATAAATTGTGTTACGTGATCACAGTCACCTCCTGCAGGTTTAGCACCAATTGAGGAAGGACTAAATGGGAggtgggagcagtgctgggaagccAGGACACCCTCTGCTTACCTCTGAGACAGCAGAAGGCCAGCGGGAGTATCCAGCTGAGAGCTGGTATTCTGTCATTCTGCAAGGCAAGAGGAGGCTGTGTTGAAGCTGTAGGAGCCACAGGGTCAGGTCTTGCCATCCCCAGGCACACTTGGAGATTCCCTTCCATGCTGAAGTTCCACCCGCTTCCCAGCATGTGGAGTGCACAGTCCTTGGGAGCTCACCGCTAAGCCAACCCTGACGCTCCTAGCCATTTTGGCTTCCTGATGGGAGCAATATCATTTCAAGGTTGGGTCTCAGCTACTGACTCGAGTTTTTGCCCAGTCAGTGAATGCTTCccaacacttccaggaataCTTTCCAATCTTCCTGCCCGAATGACGATCAACTTACTTGCAAGGTTTCCGACACTTGCGGAAACAGCCCAGCACGTCAGCTTTGAATTCAGCCAGGAGTTTGTAATAGCAGTAACCTGAACAGCAAAGACAGTAAATCCAGGTAAGCTCACAGTATCTTTAGACAAAAGGTGGTGTGTGACAGCGAGGGGAACCCAGAAGAGGTTTCCTTCTGCAAGGGGCTGATCATCCAAGGTAAGACTGTCTTTTGGATGTCTCACACCAGGAAGCTCATTGAAGACAATGAAACGTGCTGGGACATGGGCTGACCAAACAGGTTCAGGTGGGCATGAGCTCTGCTGTCCACCTACCCCAGGCTTTGTGCTTCGTGTAGTCACAGTACTCTGCTCCATCGGGCAAGGGGTAGAAGTAATATGCACAGCCACAGCGTTCTACCATGTTGAGCTGAAAGCAGGAGCGAATGCAGACCTGGGAGGCACATAAGGTGGAAAAGGCTGATCAAGGGAACCAAACCCACTGCTGCCTGTATCACACCACACTGTTAACAGAGCCCAAGGAAAGGCATGGCCGTTAGGGGGCTGAAGCATGTCAGGAAAGTGGAGAAAGAAGGTTGCCCAGGAGGGGAGAGGGTGAGTTACCTGCTCGGTGTAGCGGGATGAGTACAGGTTTTGCACTGGCACGTCACTGCCATCCTCAGTGCAATCGCTGTAACTGCCCCCAAGGCGCACGGTCATCTCCTGCAACAGCAAACTCTCACTGCACACAACTCCACTTTGCTGTCCTGCTCCCACTCCCGTGCCACACACTGCTCATCCTTTAGTGtctgctctctctgctttctTCGGATTCCAGCTCCCCCTGCTTGCCTCCATTTCATTGTTCACTGTAAATAAACTGTAGGCAAATGCTTCTCATCTACTCCAGCAAGCTGTTCTTCTTCCTCGCCCTTCACTCCATGTGATTGGTCCCCTCCCTTACACACTGTAGGTCCCCCAAGTTAAACCTCCCATCCACAGTTCCCAGGCCTTCTGCTTGCTCACCTTTCTCATGCTGATGGAGGTCTCGATGCCAGGACGAACATTGAAACCCCCATCATCCATGAAGGCTGGCTCATTCTGGTCGTGGACCATGACCCGGGCTCCTGTCACCGTGGACAGCAGAGGGATAAAATCGTTCTGCTCGGTGCGCACCACCAGAGAGAGACCTGAGGGAATATCAGAGAGCGAGGGAGGTCATGGCCAGCTGTGGtgcagcagagaagggagaGCAGGATGGTTGGAAGGGAGGCTGGAAGAGATAAAGGAGAAGACAGACAATGACAAGGGCTGCACCAGAGCATGGCAGCAATAGAGGATGGCTGGAGGGAGGCCAGAGAAAAAGCTGGAGGGTCTAGAAGAGGCCAGAGAAAACTGGATTTCATCACTGTGGCttagaaaaaacagaatttggTATTGAGAGAGATTTCATGGAGAAACTTGGAACCAGATGGAAGAAAAGCCTGACGATTTGGTCTGGAGAGGTTTCAGGGGGTTTAGGAACACAAACAGGTCAGTTTCTTGAAGGAGGAAAATGGGGAAGGTGAACACCAGGAGCACAAGCACTATGGCTCAGCAGAGGACTTCAGGAAGGGCCAGCACAAGGGCCAGAGGAAGCAAAGAGCATGAGGATCAGGCACTGATGAGGGAGAGAGAGTTCAGTGGGCAGTGGTGAAGGACAGCCATGTCCATGAGATATCTGTCCCCACATGGGTGTAAACAGCTTGGGCAGAgacacagcagggctgcaaTCTTCCCCCCACCAGTACTAAGCACAGCAGGATGCCCGTAGCTTCTAGGGAAAACAGAGCTAAGCTGTTCTTACCAAAGAGTGGCTCTCACCCACCATTATTGATCCCAGGCAGCGAGGATGTccacacactgctgctgttgtcaTTAAAGGTATAGCAGTTCCCATACAAGGGGTGGTGGAAGTGGGTATAGTTCCTGAGAGGGGAACAGAAACATTCAGACGAGTGAGAAGGGCTGTGAAACCAAGGGGAAGGGCTTTCTGAAAGCAACAACTCTGTTTTCCATCCACACGGAGAGGGGCTTACAGCAGATGGGCAGTATTTGTTATGTAAACTCACATGAACAgggaaaagcaattaaaatgtgCTGTAAAGATGTCATGGAGCTGGACAGGTTTCTACATGAGgtttttcatgctgcttttcagagcCCAAATGGATTCTAGCAGTGCTAGCAATTACTGTATTATCTTCCTAATACTGATGAAACTCTTAGCTTTTCCTAcctcttttcctcccttgcAGATTGTTTTCATTCCACTATCTCCTTGGGCCTTTTTGACCAATAATGGCAGGAGAAAAGTGGGATAtgtttttactgattttttgtATCAactctcttcttcctttttgtgGGCTGATATGTATCACTTTACCACTGTGGAGGgtagaataaaaatacttctacGCTGTACATCTGTGCCCACTCTGATGTTTGTACCTgtataattatttaatttgtgTGAAAcccagaaaaaggcaaaatcatCCTTCGAGTTTCATAGTTCCAGGTCACAGAACTTGTGGCCCTGATACGCAAAACCCACGGGAAAGACTCAAGGAAGATCATTTGTTCTTTCAAATGTGAACTGAACAAGGAACGATCTGACCTCAGAAAAGAGGTTCTCCAAAGTGGGTTCCTTGATTCCCCTCGAACGTCTGGCACACAATAAGTGCTTTCAGAGGTGTTTCCCCTACTACTTACGCCTTGTCACACGTTGCCTCATTGAAGCGGCACGCATAGATGAAATTCTCAAAGTCAGACTCGTCCAGGTCTTTTGCATCAGGCACCTGGGCCAGGATATTGATGTAGTGAAAGCTGTACCATTCCCGTACGGCATCCACTCCCGAGGAGTACGCCTGGTGGAAACAGTCGTTGTTCTCATTGCACTGttaagaaggagaaaagccgtgtcagagaagtgtttttgtcCAGGAGACAAGGCTCTGCCCGTGGATAAGCTGTGctccctcagcacaggaagATGACCGAGGATGTGAAGAGTTCCACAGGACTCCAGTGTGTGACCAAGAAGTGATCAGCAGGATACggaaaaaacccagggcaggTCCCCGGTGGAAGGGCAACGCCAGGTGAATAAGCGAGGCTGAGTAAAACCCGGGAGGTGGCAAGGTGTACAGGGTAATCTGCACATAAATTCTACCTGGTATAAAACCAGGAGCTTTAAATTCTTGCGTGGAGAGCCCTTCCTTCAGGGTGTGTCCAGAAAAGTTTTTGTGATCCTGTGAGAACTCCAGTTAACTGCTGAGCGATTAGCTTCAGTCCTTCAGTGtctttttaaatgcaaacacagaTACCCTAGGGCGAGGAAGCTGCTACCTAGGAGCAGTTGTGACCATGATCCCATTTCAGGTGGCCCAGGACCATCAAATACTTTCTCCTGTGCTATTATTGGGCAAtgcagcagctgatgctgaTAAACTGCTCTCAAAAGCAACTGCAAGGCTGATGTACCCTCAGGAAGGACAAGGTTTTCCTGCTCTTGGGAAGAGATGTAGCTGACATGGACATGTCCCCTGGGGCCTGCATAAACATGGACAGAATTTGGGGAGCAGGACAGTATGGAGCAAAGGATTCACCCCTACCTTTATCTGTCATTAGCAAAAGCCAGTGGAGATTAATCAGACTTCTACGTAAGGAAAGGCACGGccaagggaaggggaagggacGACTAACAAGACAAAAGTAGCCAGGCAGAGACTGGAGTGGGTAGGGCACGGGGTATCTAGGGATCTCACCAGAACAAAGCCAATTTTCCAGTCATTCTTGTCCACTGAGGGACTGTTCTCTGGCAAGTCCACTAAGTTATCCCGCTTCTGCCTCCGCAGAGGATGGCGCTGGACATGATGGAGCAGGCTCCTTGAACTACGCCTTTGTGTGGACGATGAGGACCAGTCCCGTTGCGGCAGAGACATGTTGTAGTCATAGAGGTCTAGCAGTGTCTGCTGGGTGATTTGGTCCAGCTTATCCAGCTGCTTTCGGATGGCGCTGTATctgcacagcagggagagaagacCAGCAGTTTTAGGGCTGGATGCACACAAACAGCTAGGAATAAGGCGTGAAGCAAATCCCTTGCTGGGGTGATTCCGGGTATTCCTGCCACCAGCTGCAAATCTAACCCCTTGCTGGAGGCTATCTTGCAGGAGAGAAGTAAATCTGCTCTAGCCCTCCGGCAGTTTACATTGCAGCCAGCTAAGTGCACCATCAAGGAGAGCTGCCTAAGCTCACATGCCTTACTGTgagtgccctgcagcagcaaaggcctCTGAAAATTGTCCTTTCCACCGGCACCACTACAACAGTGGGCAGTCGAGGGCCACGAGGAGAACCAGAATATTTGCCTTTATCCTGCACCCATCAAAGTCAAGGCAGTCAACATCTCTGCAAGTCTCTTTCTTACCTGTACGGGTTGAGGGTGCACAGCGTCACAGCCGGGAAAGTCAGCCGGTCGGAGTTCAAGTTGAGGTTCAGGTTGACAGGATAGCTGAAGTACTCCCTGTAGAGGATCCCGAACTGCCAGTACATTAAGCCGAAGGTGAGAAAGAAGAGAACGGACCAGAAGGCTGTCTTCATCTTATTCTTTTTGGAGCACACCAGACGGATAGCGCCGTGGATGGTTGTGTTGCTGCAGAAGAACTGGAATAGCTCCTGGTAGGAGCTGTAGAATTCGATGAGACCCTCCCgtttctcttctttttgctgctgctcctcttcatGCTTACACTGTCTCATTTTCTCCCCTTCTGGCATCTTCCCTGCCTTCACAGACCCACTCTGCAGCACAAACTCAGCATTAGTGGGTCACGCAGCGAGACCGTGGCTCCGGGAAGCCATCCACGCCCGCTGCCCAAACCCGCTCTGCATCACCATCTTCCCCGAGCCCCGCTGCTTTCACCCTCTCCTCCCTGACCCCCACCCAGGCTGCAGGTCCCCCTGCGAGTCCTCCCGTCCCACATGTCACACGATCCTCCCTTCCCGAGGAGCCTCCCCGTCCCtccccgccggggccgcggcaCTGACGGGGAGCGCGGTGCCCatggcgggcggcggcggctcgggccgggaccgggaccggggccggggccggtgtGCTCTGCCCAGCGCTGCCGGCTCTCCCGCAGCCTCCCCGGCAGGGCTGGGACCGGTTCCTTTCCAGTTGGAGCCAGCACCCCGCCcggctcctgccctgccagcctctccccgcccctcccgcctgtccctcctgcctgccccctcctgccccttccccttcccacaGGCGCCGCTCCCGGGGAAGAAAAGCCTCTTTAAACTCTCGAGTGTCGGcggcggggcagcggcggccgggGGACCGGGGACACGTCGGGGCGGTGACCTTGGCGGTGCCGGCGGGGTCAAGGCGctcccggggcggcggggcccccCGGCCCCCCGAggggagcccggccccggccaGGTACGGCCGCCGAGCAGCCGGAACCTCCTCCTCCCATCCCCTCCGGCGGGGACGCGGCgtcccagccagcccaggcgATGCAGAAAGAAAGTTGGCAGCGCCGGTCCCCGAGGCAGCGCCGGCCGGCCGGGACCCCACGGTCCGTCCCCCCGGGACCCTGCGCTGCCGCCGACCGGCGGTGAGGGCCCGGCTTTCATCGCCGAACTGCTTTCCAAGGGCAAAGCCGCGAGTTTCGGGCGAGATCTGCGAGAGGTGGGACAGAGAAGGCTGGGGGCGAGTCAGTGATACACCGCATCGCCTTTGGTGGTGCCTCAGCTAAAGCGATCTTTTGTGTTCGTAACTGCCTGTCCCAACCACGAGTGGGAACTTGTTTTGCTGATCTGTGCCTGGGAAATCAAGGCCTCCCGGCATTAACCCAAAGCCTTCCAGTGTTTCCTTGGACCACGGAAATGAACACCCTTAGCAAAATGTGACCGAAAGTCCCAAACACTCTCCCGTCATTATAACAGTGAAATTCCTTTACCAATCTTTactccaaattattttctttcaaaccaGCTCTCTCTGAAGCTTTCacttatttcttctctttctggtTACCTCCTTCAGATAAGTCCTTGTTCAGAGTCTTTGGTTAATGAATTTTGATCCTTATTGAGTTAGCTGTGGTTTGGTTAGTGACTCAAAATACTCAGACACTTTCACCTCTTCATATTGCAAAATCCCATGCTTGAAAATGGCAAGCAGTACACTTTTGAGGCCAGCAGTTAAGTGTCAGCGTGCCAGAGCAGCCTTGTGACAGGTGCTTGTTACAAACCTACGGCCACAGCTTGGAGCATTCCGCTAGCTCCATCCCCTGACAAAGAGCAATGCAAAGCAAAAACATCATTTCCCCTGCAGTTCTAAACTTAACGATATCTCCAGTAAACCATTCTTGAAGTTTCATTAAAGATGAGAGTTGCAAGAAGTGGGTGGCATGGACTAATATTGTATCAAATGCTTATTAAAACACAGCTTCCTCAGAGTATTACTGTGTCCACTTCTGGGGCCCCCAACTCAGGAGGGACATGGTCCTTTTGGAtagagtccagaggaggccacaaagatgatcagaggactggagcatctctcctgtgaagacaggctgtGAGAAGAAAGTTGGGGTTGTTTGGCTTGGAGAAATGAGGCCCACAGGGAAACCTTATTGCCGCCTTCCAGTATCTAACAGGGCTACAGAAGACCTGGGAAGTGACTGTTCATCAGgacatgtagtgataggacaaggtgaaatggcttcaaattgaAGGAGGGtaggtttaaattagatattagggagaaattttTCACGGTGAGATTGATGAGGTTCTGGAACAGTGCTGCAGTTTCCCAGGGAAACTGTAgatgccacatccctggaagtgttcaaagccaggttggacgaggccttgagcaacctgatctagagcaaggtgtccctgtccatggcaaggggggttggaactggatgacctttaagatcctttccaacccaagccattccatgattaGAAGTATCCTGGGTTTGGCTGACAGTCCGTGCAGCTCCGTACCCCACCTTGGGCAGTGCCAGTAGGAAATGTCACTTAGTGGAGGAGTGTGAGCTCTTCTGGCTTGTGCTACTTGCAAGTTTCATGCACTCTGATAGACCTGGAGACTGGGAATTATACAGCATTGGGGCTTACAATTGCCAATGGAACCTATGGAGCTCTAATCCAGTCTCTTCACAGAGAGAAACTTGTGTGACTTACATTGTCACAATTTGCTGAAATTACTGTTACACTAATGGACTAATCGTCCAGTACCACTTCTCTCTTACTGGAATTGTGACTCTTACTGGAGTGACAGAAGTTATTTTGCCCCTGAAAATGCCCCTTTTATATTCATTTAAGTCAACAGCACCCACTAAGCAGCTACAGCCAAATTTGGTAAGCAGTGGGCATTCTCTAATTTCCACAGCATGTAAAAGGACTTCAAATTGTCTTCAACTAATCTTTGCAAATTACTTCTGTCACCCCAGGACAACTTCACAAACATGGTCCTCTTTGTTGGTATGAGTCAAAGGTAACTTACATTTTTTGACTTGAGGAATAATTAAAGCCTCAAACATCTGGACTGATTTGCTGTATCCAAATGACAGTCTGAAGCaattttctcacattttgtCATAGCTGACAATTTTCATCACCATGTTGTTTGGGAGAACTTTTGGCCTTTGACCAAGTTTGGACAAGAATAGCAGATAATGGTAATACACATGGATCTGTGTATCGCTCTATACACATCCAcatctaaatttatttttcagaagactTTATCCATGTGtcatttggtggttttttttttttttttttttttttaagaattaaaaagccatttattGGTCCTTTAACCTTTTCCAGTGGCTGTGacagctgtgctctgagcaattctcctt
It encodes the following:
- the SCNN1A gene encoding amiloride-sensitive sodium channel subunit alpha, whose translation is MGTALPSGSVKAGKMPEGEKMRQCKHEEEQQQKEEKREGLIEFYSSYQELFQFFCSNTTIHGAIRLVCSKKNKMKTAFWSVLFFLTFGLMYWQFGILYREYFSYPVNLNLNLNSDRLTFPAVTLCTLNPYRYSAIRKQLDKLDQITQQTLLDLYDYNMSLPQRDWSSSSTQRRSSRSLLHHVQRHPLRRQKRDNLVDLPENSPSVDKNDWKIGFVLCNENNDCFHQAYSSGVDAVREWYSFHYINILAQVPDAKDLDESDFENFIYACRFNEATCDKANYTHFHHPLYGNCYTFNDNSSSVWTSSLPGINNGLSLVVRTEQNDFIPLLSTVTGARVMVHDQNEPAFMDDGGFNVRPGIETSISMRKEMTVRLGGSYSDCTEDGSDVPVQNLYSSRYTEQVCIRSCFQLNMVERCGCAYYFYPLPDGAEYCDYTKHKAWGYCYYKLLAEFKADVLGCFRKCRKPCKMTEYQLSAGYSRWPSAVSEDWVFYMLSQQNKYNITSKRNGVAKVNIFFEEWNYKTNGESPAFTVVTLLSQLGNQWSLWFGSSVLSVMELAELVLDFIAITFILAFRWVRSRQKLSPPGPPPNSQDNAAFQDEAPAPSAPHRFTVEAVVTTLPSYNSLEPRGPSRDAEVGHE